Proteins from a genomic interval of Equus przewalskii isolate Varuska chromosome 32, EquPr2, whole genome shotgun sequence:
- the LOC103548976 gene encoding UL16-binding protein 1-like: MGWTAGIKFTPGLLLLLLLPQRDCPRVAHAHSLCYDFTILPKASPGQSWCEAQGQVDEKTFLSYDCGSQEVKSLSLLGEEVKGTRAWQEQMETLRDVGDFLRQQLLDLKLEKYTDRDPLPLQGRMLCQCEANGRTRASWQFGSQGQTFLLFDSENRTWTVLHPRGRQMKERWESDRDVTEFFRKISLGDCRSLLESFLVHWEKMLETTASPTMAPATASSRATAVMPSTWVLAVTMLTCSLLLGL; the protein is encoded by the exons ATGGGGTGGACTGCGGGCATCAAGTTCACTCCgggcctcctgctcctgctcctgctcccgcAGCGGGACTGTCCCCGGGTGGCAC ATGCTCACTCTCTTTGCTATGACTTCACTATCCTCCCTAAGGCCAGCCCTGGACAATCCTGGTGTGAGGCTCAAGGCCAGGTCgatgaaaagacttttctttcctatGACTGTGGCAGCCAGGAGGTCAAATCCTTGagtctcctgggagaggaggtAAAAGGCACGAGGGCCTGGCAGGAACAGATGGAAACACTGAGAGACGTGGGGGACTTTCTCAGACAGCAACTGCTGGACCTTAAACTAGAGAAATACACGGACAGGG ACCCTCTCCCGCTGCAGGGCAGGATGCTGTGTCAGTGTGAAGCCAATGGACGCACGCGCGCATCCTGGCAGTTCGGCTCCCAAGGACAGACTTTCCTCCTCTTTGACTCGGAGAACAGAACCTGGACTGTGCTTCACCCTAGAGGCAGACAGATGAAAGAGAGGTGGGAGAGTGACAGGGATGTGACAGAGTTCTTCAGGAAGATCTCCCTGGGCGACTGCAGGAGCTTGCTTGAAAGTTTCCTGGTGCACTGGGAGAAAATGCTGGAGACAACAG cCTCACCAACCATGGCCCCAGCTACGGCCTCATCCAGGGCCACGGCCGTCATGCCCAGCACCTGGGTCCTCGCGGTGACCATGCTCACCTGCTCTCTTCTCCTTGGCCTCTGA